One Streptomyces mobaraensis NBRC 13819 = DSM 40847 DNA segment encodes these proteins:
- a CDS encoding class I SAM-dependent methyltransferase, with protein MDQTPLPTAFDYAGPVASTPPTVTGASDASRITRHPAPAPPAGPLAFLRESVRTFRITGAIAPSSHSLACRLAQPLVDRGHAGRDRADRNRADRGHPDQNLAGRDRAGRASRNGRPRTVLEAGAGTGTVTRVLAELLERPGDRLDAVEVNPRFVRALEGLRETNPAMVAAGDRIRLVPASITELDLGEHRYDLIVSCLPFTNFPPETVEAILAQYLRALVPGGYLTFFAYLGTRPLRALTGGRAEARRHRAVAALLDAFTARYGVGRHVVWDNVPPARVHHLRAPAGHTGDRRA; from the coding sequence ATGGACCAGACGCCCCTTCCGACCGCCTTCGACTACGCCGGCCCTGTCGCATCCACGCCCCCTACCGTCACCGGCGCCTCGGACGCCTCCCGTATCACCCGCCACCCGGCCCCCGCTCCCCCGGCAGGCCCGCTTGCCTTCCTCCGGGAGTCCGTGCGCACCTTCCGCATCACCGGAGCCATCGCCCCCAGCAGCCACAGCCTGGCCTGCCGACTGGCCCAGCCGCTGGTGGACCGGGGCCACGCGGGCCGGGACCGCGCGGACCGGAACCGAGCGGACCGGGGCCACCCGGACCAAAACCTCGCAGGCCGGGACCGCGCGGGCCGGGCGTCGCGGAACGGGCGCCCCCGGACGGTGCTGGAGGCGGGCGCCGGTACGGGCACGGTCACCCGGGTGCTGGCGGAGCTGCTGGAGCGGCCGGGCGACCGGCTGGACGCCGTGGAGGTCAACCCCCGGTTCGTGCGGGCGCTGGAGGGGCTGAGGGAGACGAACCCGGCCATGGTGGCGGCCGGTGACCGCATCCGGCTGGTACCGGCATCGATCACGGAGCTCGATCTGGGCGAACACCGCTACGACCTGATCGTTTCCTGTCTGCCGTTCACCAATTTCCCGCCGGAGACGGTCGAGGCGATCCTCGCGCAGTACCTGCGCGCCCTCGTCCCGGGCGGATATCTGACCTTCTTCGCCTACCTCGGCACCCGGCCGCTGCGCGCGCTGACCGGCGGCAGGGCCGAGGCGCGTCGGCACCGGGCGGTGGCCGCGCTGCTGGACGCGTTCACGGCCCGGTACGGCGTCGGGCGGCACGTCGTCTGGGACAACGTGCCGCCCGCTCGCGTACACCATCTGCGCGCTCCCGCCGGTCACACCGGCGACCGGCGAGCCTGA
- a CDS encoding amino acid permease, which yields MHETDGTPARRFGLPTAIALVMGNIIGGGIFLLPASVAPYGTVSLLAFGVLTVGAIALALVFGRLAERHPRTGGPYVYAREAFGDFAGFLSAWSYWTMTWVSNAALAVAGVGYFHALTGGKGSMGTDLAVALLMLWLPALANLAGTRWVGAVQLVSTVLKFVPLLFVAVVGLFYFDPHNLGSFSEGGGNWAGGLTASAAILLYSYVGVESAAMSAGEVRDPKRNVGRASVFGTIGAALVYLLGTLAVFGTVPHGKLVGSSAPFSDAVNAMFGGEWGGTLIAAAAVISIVGALNGWTLMSAQAPYAAAKDGLFPAVFARKRRGVPTAGVLAASVLATLLTVINYVSGAGGVFEILVLVTTFSATVPYLLAAAAQVYFLLTGRRDRVRAGRLTRDMVLALGAFAFSFWLVAGAGYKAVYQGVLFLFAGVLVYVWMAARRTAAAGGEDSASAGEPTAAEEPAAEAALRG from the coding sequence ATGCACGAAACCGACGGCACCCCCGCGCGCCGTTTCGGCCTCCCCACGGCGATAGCGCTGGTCATGGGGAACATCATCGGCGGCGGCATCTTCCTGCTGCCCGCCTCCGTCGCCCCGTACGGCACCGTCAGCCTGCTCGCCTTCGGGGTGCTGACGGTCGGGGCCATCGCGCTCGCCCTGGTCTTCGGACGGCTCGCCGAGCGGCACCCGCGGACCGGCGGCCCGTACGTGTACGCGCGCGAGGCGTTCGGCGACTTCGCCGGCTTCCTCTCCGCGTGGTCGTACTGGACCATGACCTGGGTCAGCAACGCCGCCCTGGCGGTGGCCGGCGTCGGCTACTTCCACGCGCTGACGGGCGGGAAGGGCTCGATGGGCACCGACCTGGCCGTGGCCCTGCTGATGCTGTGGCTGCCGGCCCTGGCCAACCTCGCCGGCACCCGCTGGGTGGGCGCCGTGCAGCTGGTCTCCACGGTGCTCAAGTTCGTCCCGCTGCTGTTCGTGGCGGTCGTCGGACTCTTCTACTTCGACCCGCACAACCTGGGCTCCTTCAGCGAGGGGGGCGGGAACTGGGCCGGCGGCCTGACCGCGTCCGCGGCGATCCTGCTCTACAGCTACGTCGGCGTCGAGTCGGCGGCGATGAGCGCGGGCGAGGTCCGCGACCCCAAGCGCAACGTCGGCCGGGCCAGCGTGTTCGGCACCATCGGCGCAGCCCTGGTGTACCTGCTCGGCACCCTCGCGGTCTTCGGCACCGTGCCGCACGGCAAGCTGGTCGGCTCCTCGGCGCCGTTCTCCGACGCCGTGAACGCGATGTTCGGCGGCGAGTGGGGCGGCACCCTGATCGCCGCCGCCGCGGTGATCTCCATCGTGGGCGCGCTCAACGGCTGGACGCTGATGAGCGCCCAGGCCCCGTACGCGGCGGCGAAGGACGGCCTGTTCCCGGCCGTCTTCGCCCGCAAGCGGCGCGGGGTGCCGACGGCGGGCGTGCTCGCCGCGTCCGTCCTGGCCACCCTGCTGACGGTGATCAACTACGTGTCGGGGGCGGGCGGGGTCTTCGAGATCCTGGTGCTGGTCACCACGTTCTCCGCGACCGTGCCCTACCTGCTGGCCGCCGCCGCGCAGGTGTACTTCCTGCTCACCGGCCGGCGCGACCGGGTGCGCGCGGGCCGGCTGACCCGCGACATGGTGCTGGCGCTCGGCGCGTTCGCCTTCTCCTTCTGGCTGGTCGCGGGCGCCGGCTACAAGGCGGTGTACCAGGGCGTGCTGTTCCTCTTCGCGGGCGTGCTCGTCTACGTGTGGATGGCGGCCCGACGGACGGCCGCGGCCGGGGGCGAGGACTCCGCGTCCGCCGGGGAGCCGACGGCGGCCGAGGAGCCCGCCGCGGAGGCGGCCCTCCGGGGCTGA